From the genome of Haloterrigena sp. KLK7, one region includes:
- a CDS encoding SprT-like domain-containing protein, which produces MTDEDDLTVDDEIVARARIHAREVLASHDLEIDRDALEWDVSTRARRRAGACRWDADSEVATIVLTRAAYRQYDWETFAGVVRHELVHAWEFQRFGESGHGSRFREQAARLEAPRHCESFSDPRYVLRCRSADCDWEARRHRASRPVKAPDRYRCGACGEAYEVEHAESGRTWTTASEFGGAKAALGSEW; this is translated from the coding sequence GTGACCGACGAGGACGACCTCACGGTCGACGACGAAATCGTCGCCCGCGCCCGCATCCACGCCCGCGAGGTCCTCGCGTCCCACGACCTCGAGATCGACCGCGACGCCCTCGAGTGGGACGTCTCGACGCGCGCCCGTCGACGCGCGGGCGCCTGTCGATGGGACGCCGACAGCGAGGTGGCGACGATCGTGCTCACGCGGGCGGCCTACCGGCAGTACGACTGGGAGACGTTCGCCGGCGTCGTCAGACACGAACTCGTCCACGCCTGGGAGTTCCAGCGGTTCGGCGAGTCGGGGCACGGGTCGCGATTCCGAGAGCAGGCGGCGCGACTCGAGGCGCCGCGCCACTGCGAGTCGTTTTCGGACCCCCGGTACGTCCTCCGCTGTCGCAGCGCCGACTGCGACTGGGAGGCGCGGCGCCACCGCGCCTCGAGGCCCGTGAAGGCGCCCGATCGGTACCGGTGTGGCGCCTGCGGTGAGGCCTACGAGGTCGAACACGCGGAGAGCGGACGGACGTGGACGACCGCGAGCGAGTTCGGCGGCGCGAAGGCGGCGCTCGGTTCCGAGTGGTGA
- the pyk gene encoding pyruvate kinase, with amino-acid sequence MRNAKIVCTLGPASSDRGTIQELADAGMSVARLNASHGSREDRAELIDRVRAVDEARPEPVAVMLDMQGPEIRTAPLPDGETVTLETGSEIRFVEGDEANAETVGLSLPIGAVEEGDRILLDDGLIETTVLEHDGDSVRARVDAGGELAGRKGVNVPGVDLDLDIVTEKDRKDLELAAEKEVDFVAASFVRDAEDVYEVSEVLEELGVEIPLVAKIERAGAVANLEEIIEASYGIMVARGDLGVECPMEDVPMIQKRIIRNCREAGSPVITATEMLDSMVHARRPTRAEASDVANAVLDGTDAVMLSAETAIGDHPAEVVDAMDSIIHEVEESDEYDELLEQRVPAAGEARTDALARSARFLARDIDADAVVAATESGYTALKTAKYRPGVPVVASTPSHRVRRQLSLTWGVTPLYAQVSDQGAGAVVERAVQAALEAGVADSGDTVVVLCGMMTELEGANTTNMLKVHVAAEALTTGRVVVDGRVTGPVVELADGDLTDVPEGAILSLPTDFDDEFTGDPTKIGGIVDAQRGLTGYPALIAREMDIPMISGADLSEADGDVVTLDAERGVVYGGDLGTRADRP; translated from the coding sequence ATGCGCAACGCGAAGATCGTCTGTACGCTGGGGCCCGCCTCGAGCGATCGGGGCACGATTCAGGAGCTCGCCGATGCGGGGATGTCCGTCGCGCGATTGAACGCCAGCCACGGCAGCCGGGAGGACCGCGCCGAACTGATCGATCGCGTTCGGGCCGTCGACGAGGCCCGTCCGGAGCCCGTCGCAGTGATGCTCGACATGCAGGGGCCGGAGATCCGGACCGCGCCGCTGCCCGACGGCGAGACGGTCACCCTCGAGACCGGTTCCGAGATCCGGTTCGTCGAGGGCGACGAGGCGAACGCGGAGACCGTCGGGCTCTCCCTGCCCATCGGCGCCGTCGAGGAGGGCGACCGGATCCTGCTCGACGACGGGCTGATCGAGACGACCGTCCTCGAGCACGACGGGGACTCGGTCCGCGCTCGCGTCGACGCCGGCGGCGAACTGGCCGGCCGCAAGGGGGTCAACGTCCCCGGCGTCGACCTCGATCTGGACATCGTCACCGAGAAAGACCGGAAGGACCTCGAACTGGCCGCCGAGAAGGAGGTCGACTTCGTCGCGGCGAGTTTCGTCCGCGACGCCGAGGACGTCTACGAGGTCAGCGAAGTGCTCGAGGAGTTGGGCGTCGAGATCCCGCTGGTCGCGAAGATCGAGCGGGCGGGCGCGGTGGCGAACCTCGAAGAGATCATCGAAGCGTCCTACGGGATCATGGTCGCCCGCGGCGATCTGGGCGTGGAGTGTCCGATGGAGGACGTCCCGATGATCCAGAAGCGGATCATCCGGAACTGTCGCGAGGCGGGGTCGCCGGTGATCACCGCCACGGAGATGCTCGACTCGATGGTTCACGCCCGGCGGCCGACCCGCGCCGAGGCCTCGGACGTTGCCAACGCCGTCCTCGACGGCACCGACGCGGTGATGCTGTCCGCCGAAACCGCCATCGGCGACCACCCCGCCGAAGTCGTCGACGCGATGGACAGCATCATTCACGAGGTCGAGGAGTCCGACGAGTACGACGAGTTACTCGAGCAACGCGTCCCCGCCGCCGGTGAGGCGCGGACGGACGCGCTGGCGCGCTCGGCGCGCTTTCTCGCGCGGGATATCGACGCGGACGCCGTCGTCGCCGCGACCGAGTCCGGATACACGGCGCTGAAGACGGCCAAGTACCGGCCGGGCGTACCGGTCGTCGCCTCGACCCCGAGCCACCGCGTTCGCCGGCAACTGTCTCTCACGTGGGGCGTGACGCCGCTGTACGCCCAGGTGTCTGATCAGGGCGCCGGTGCAGTCGTCGAACGGGCCGTCCAGGCCGCGCTGGAGGCCGGCGTCGCCGACAGCGGCGACACGGTCGTCGTCCTCTGTGGCATGATGACCGAACTCGAGGGCGCGAACACGACCAACATGCTGAAGGTCCACGTCGCCGCGGAGGCGCTGACGACCGGCCGCGTCGTCGTCGACGGTCGGGTGACCGGCCCCGTCGTCGAACTCGCCGACGGCGACCTCACGGACGTGCCCGAGGGGGCGATCCTCTCGCTGCCGACGGACTTCGACGACGAGTTCACGGGCGATCCGACGAAGATCGGCGGAATCGTCGACGCCCAGCGGGGGCTGACGGGCTACCCGGCGCTGATCGCCCGCGAGATGGACATCCCGATGATCAGCGGTGCCGACCTCTCCGAGGCCGACGGAGACGTCGTGACGCTCGACGCCGAACGCGGCGTCGTCTACGGCGGGGATCTCGGCACTCGAGCCGATCGGCCGTAG